A window of the Streptomyces luomodiensis genome harbors these coding sequences:
- a CDS encoding SpoIIE family protein phosphatase has protein sequence MRSIAGQVFAVQVVLVGLLIAAATAALVLQARSDSEREAMGRATAVAQTFATSPEVVAALRTDDPTARLQPRAEQTRRQARVDFVVVADTKGIRYTHPRPEFIGKRLVADFRSAARGRIVTESVQGPLGREVQATVPVTRSDGTVAGVVCAGLTGSDATGRVEHQLPLVLGSAAGALALATGGTALVGRRLRRQTRGLGPAQMTRMYEHHDAVLHSVREGVLIVDGQGRLVLANDEAGRLLELPPDAEGRPVTELGLEPGTADLLASGRAATDEVRPAGDRLLVVNQRPTRGDGGVSGSVATLRDSTELRALSGKAEVAERRLRLLYEAGAKIGTTLDVVRTAEELTGFAVPWFADFATVDLVDPVLRGDEPADGAMRRTAIRGVRADHPLWRTGKMITYTGTAPQALGFGAGRPVLEADLRTRAGWREQDPEQAARIVRYGIHSMITVPLRARDVPLGLATFWRSAKSAPFDEDDVAFTEELVARAAVAIDNARRYTREHAMAVTLQRSLLPQGLPEQDALDVAHRYQPARSSAGGDWFDVIPLPGARVALAVGDVVGHGLHAAATMGRLRTAVHNFSALDLPPDELLAHLDELVSRFDQDQAAAGSDAPGIGGATCLYAVYDPVSGRCTVAGAGHPGPAVVLPDGEVTFPDVPLAPPLGLGGELVETAELELPEGSRLALFTDGLVRDRDRDADEGLEELRTTLTGLPEATPEETCQAVFQAMTSDHPGDDIALLVARTRRLDPGHVAEWELPADPAAVARIRNEAARRLTAWGLEEFGFTTELILSELMTNAVRYGSAPLRVRLLRARTLVCEVADGSSTSPHLRRAATTDEGGRGLFLVAQYAQRWGTRYTPNGKIIWAEQPLTDPVAALGDLEGDDLLDQWDDLPG, from the coding sequence GTGCGCAGCATCGCCGGACAGGTCTTCGCCGTCCAGGTGGTGCTCGTCGGCCTGCTCATCGCCGCGGCGACCGCCGCGCTCGTCCTCCAGGCCCGCAGCGACAGCGAGCGGGAGGCCATGGGCCGCGCGACCGCCGTTGCCCAGACCTTCGCCACCTCGCCGGAGGTCGTGGCCGCGCTGCGCACCGACGATCCGACCGCCCGGCTCCAGCCGCGGGCCGAGCAGACCCGGCGGCAGGCCCGTGTGGACTTCGTGGTCGTGGCGGACACCAAGGGAATCCGCTACACCCACCCCAGGCCGGAGTTCATCGGCAAGCGGCTCGTCGCCGACTTCCGGTCCGCGGCCCGGGGCAGGATCGTCACCGAGTCCGTCCAGGGGCCCCTGGGCCGGGAGGTCCAGGCCACCGTCCCGGTCACCAGGAGCGACGGCACCGTGGCCGGCGTGGTCTGCGCCGGCCTGACCGGCTCGGACGCGACCGGCCGGGTCGAGCACCAGCTGCCGCTCGTCCTCGGCTCCGCGGCCGGCGCGCTCGCGCTCGCCACCGGCGGCACGGCGCTGGTCGGGAGACGGCTGCGGCGGCAGACGCGGGGACTCGGCCCCGCCCAGATGACCCGGATGTACGAGCACCACGACGCCGTGCTCCACTCCGTCCGGGAAGGTGTGCTCATCGTCGACGGCCAGGGCCGCCTCGTCCTCGCCAACGACGAGGCCGGCCGCCTGCTCGAGCTGCCCCCGGACGCCGAGGGCCGCCCCGTCACCGAGCTCGGCCTCGAACCGGGCACCGCCGACCTGCTCGCCTCGGGCCGGGCCGCCACCGACGAGGTGCGTCCGGCCGGGGACCGGCTGCTCGTCGTCAACCAGCGCCCCACCCGAGGGGACGGCGGGGTGTCCGGGAGCGTCGCCACCCTCCGCGACTCCACCGAACTGCGCGCGCTGTCCGGCAAGGCCGAAGTGGCGGAGCGGCGGCTGAGGCTGCTCTACGAGGCCGGCGCGAAGATCGGCACCACCCTCGATGTGGTGCGCACCGCCGAGGAGCTGACCGGGTTCGCCGTCCCGTGGTTCGCCGACTTCGCCACCGTCGACCTCGTGGACCCCGTGCTGCGCGGCGACGAGCCCGCGGACGGCGCCATGCGCCGCACCGCCATCCGTGGCGTCCGGGCCGACCATCCGCTGTGGCGCACCGGCAAGATGATCACCTACACCGGCACCGCGCCCCAGGCGCTGGGCTTCGGCGCGGGCCGGCCGGTGCTCGAGGCGGATCTGCGGACCCGCGCGGGATGGCGGGAGCAGGACCCCGAACAGGCGGCCAGGATCGTCCGTTATGGCATCCACTCGATGATCACCGTCCCGCTGCGGGCCCGGGACGTCCCCCTGGGCCTCGCCACCTTCTGGCGCTCGGCTAAGTCCGCGCCGTTCGACGAGGACGACGTGGCGTTCACCGAGGAGCTGGTCGCCCGCGCCGCCGTGGCCATCGACAACGCCCGCCGCTACACCCGCGAACACGCCATGGCGGTCACCCTCCAGCGCAGTCTGCTGCCCCAGGGCCTGCCCGAACAGGACGCCCTGGACGTGGCCCACCGCTACCAGCCCGCCCGGTCCTCGGCCGGCGGCGACTGGTTCGACGTCATCCCGCTCCCCGGCGCCCGGGTCGCCCTCGCCGTCGGCGATGTCGTCGGCCATGGACTGCACGCCGCCGCCACCATGGGCCGGCTGCGCACCGCCGTGCACAACTTCTCCGCCCTCGACCTGCCGCCCGACGAACTCCTCGCCCATCTCGACGAGCTGGTCAGCCGGTTCGACCAGGACCAGGCCGCCGCGGGCTCCGACGCCCCGGGGATCGGTGGCGCCACCTGTCTGTACGCCGTCTACGACCCGGTCTCCGGCCGCTGCACGGTGGCGGGCGCCGGTCACCCGGGCCCCGCGGTGGTCCTCCCCGACGGCGAGGTCACCTTCCCCGACGTCCCCCTCGCCCCGCCGCTGGGCCTCGGCGGCGAACTCGTCGAGACCGCCGAGCTGGAGCTGCCCGAGGGCAGCCGGCTGGCCCTGTTCACCGACGGACTGGTCCGGGACCGGGACCGGGACGCCGACGAGGGGCTCGAGGAGCTGCGCACCACCCTCACCGGGCTCCCCGAGGCCACCCCGGAGGAGACCTGTCAGGCCGTCTTCCAGGCCATGACCTCCGACCACCCCGGCGACGACATCGCCCTCCTCGTCGCCCGCACCCGCCGTCTGGACCCCGGACACGTCGCCGAATGGGAGCTGCCCGCCGACCCCGCCGCGGTCGCCCGCATCCGCAACGAGGCGGCCCGGCGACTCACCGCATGGGGCCTGGAGGAGTTCGGCTTCACCACCGAACTCATCCTCAGCGAGCTGATGACCAACGCCGTCCGCTACGGATCCGCCCCTCTCCGCGTCCGGTTGCTGCGCGCCCGCACCCTCGTCTGCGAGGTGGCCGACGGCTCCAGCACCTCGCCCCATCTGCGCCGCGCCGCCACCACCGACGAGGGCGGCCGGGGGCTCTTCCTCGTCGCCCAGTACGCCCAGCGCTGGGGAACCCGCTACACCCCCAACGGTAAGATCATCTGGGCCGAACAGCCCCTGACCGACCCGGTGGCCGCGCTGGGCGACCTCGAGGGCGACGACCTCCTCGACCAGTGGGACGACCTCCCCGGCTGA
- a CDS encoding Gfo/Idh/MocA family protein, translated as MTVGSTPSRAVVVGTGSRAQMFTEALARRPQLRVAALCDPNPVRIAHHQRLLKDAGEPEAAAWSPDEFERRLRADDIQEVVVTCVDALHDAYIVPALRAGCRVVTEKPMTTDAAKCRRILDTVEETGNHLAVAFNYRFNPVHEEVHRQLSGGAIGQVLSVHFEWLLDTRHGADYFRRWHREKEHSGGLMVHKSSHHFDLVNWWLGARPEEVFGYGGLGFYGRAAGERSGYRRDYERAHGAAAAKDDPFALELAENDALRSLYLDAEGADGYHRDRNVFGDGITIEDDMALLVRYDTGATMTYHLTAYSPWEGYRVMFNGTRGRLELEVEESKWQPPLLGTASGRGTIHGDQALANAGGPRLVLRPLWEPPREVELPEFDHAGHGGGDQRMLDVLYGPVDPAAAAGADASDASDASRRRATEEDGALALVTGLAANQSFADGKPVATADLVAR; from the coding sequence ATGACCGTCGGCAGCACCCCGTCCCGGGCCGTGGTGGTGGGCACCGGATCCCGGGCCCAGATGTTCACCGAGGCACTGGCCCGCCGTCCACAGCTGCGGGTCGCCGCGCTGTGCGATCCGAACCCGGTGCGCATCGCCCACCACCAGCGGCTGCTGAAGGATGCGGGCGAACCGGAGGCGGCCGCCTGGAGCCCGGATGAGTTCGAGCGGCGGCTGCGCGCGGACGACATCCAGGAGGTCGTGGTGACCTGCGTGGACGCGCTGCACGACGCGTACATCGTGCCCGCCCTGCGAGCCGGCTGCCGGGTGGTCACGGAGAAGCCGATGACCACCGACGCGGCCAAGTGCCGCCGCATCCTGGACACGGTCGAGGAGACCGGCAACCATCTGGCGGTCGCCTTCAACTACCGCTTCAACCCGGTCCACGAGGAGGTCCACCGGCAGCTGTCCGGCGGTGCCATCGGCCAGGTGCTGTCGGTGCACTTCGAGTGGCTGCTGGACACCCGGCACGGGGCCGACTACTTCCGCCGCTGGCACCGCGAGAAGGAGCACAGCGGCGGGCTGATGGTGCACAAGTCCAGCCACCACTTCGACCTGGTCAACTGGTGGCTGGGGGCCCGGCCCGAGGAGGTGTTCGGCTACGGCGGGCTCGGCTTCTACGGCCGTGCGGCCGGCGAGCGCAGCGGCTACCGGCGCGACTACGAGCGGGCCCACGGCGCCGCCGCCGCCAAGGACGACCCGTTCGCGCTGGAACTGGCCGAGAACGACGCGCTGCGCTCGCTGTACCTGGACGCCGAGGGCGCGGACGGCTACCACCGCGACCGCAATGTGTTCGGCGACGGCATCACCATCGAGGACGACATGGCGCTGCTGGTCCGCTACGACACCGGCGCCACCATGACGTACCACCTGACCGCCTACTCCCCCTGGGAGGGCTACCGGGTGATGTTCAACGGCACCCGGGGCCGGCTGGAGCTGGAGGTGGAGGAGAGCAAGTGGCAGCCGCCGCTGCTGGGCACGGCCTCCGGCCGCGGCACCATCCACGGCGACCAGGCGCTCGCCAACGCGGGCGGTCCGCGGCTGGTGCTGCGGCCGCTGTGGGAGCCGCCGCGGGAGGTGGAGCTGCCGGAGTTCGACCACGCCGGGCACGGCGGTGGCGACCAGCGGATGCTCGATGTGCTCTACGGTCCGGTGGACCCGGCCGCGGCCGCCGGGGCGGACGCCTCGGACGCCTCGGACGCCTCCCGCCGGCGGGCCACCGAGGAGGACGGGGCGCTCGCGCTGGTCACCGGGCTCGCTGCCAACCAGTCGTTCGCCGACGGGAAGCCGGTGGCCACGGCGGATCTCGTGGCGCGGTAG
- a CDS encoding DUF4232 domain-containing protein, with protein sequence MDTETIRTPGAPRFRGAARRRRRLLPVSLAAAGLLTACGTQTSSGVAAVPDEATSRPSGPVAVESLTVTPPTASPTASPVCPDSGVLLRAAEADAAMGLRVQTVELVNCGKRDRTVNGHPSVQVLDADLEPLEVTVGHGTSGIATIGGFETATGPVRLKPGERAVARLVWRNTVTEGTRPAADGRYLRIAPNGDGRDWQTVPDHIDLGTTGKLGVSAWARPTASAPAEPRP encoded by the coding sequence ATGGACACGGAAACGATCAGAACACCCGGCGCGCCCCGCTTCCGGGGTGCCGCGCGGCGCCGCCGAAGACTTCTGCCGGTCTCGCTCGCGGCGGCCGGTCTGCTCACCGCCTGCGGTACGCAGACCTCGTCGGGGGTCGCCGCGGTGCCCGACGAGGCCACGTCCCGCCCGTCGGGCCCCGTCGCCGTCGAATCGCTCACCGTCACTCCGCCCACCGCCTCGCCCACCGCTTCCCCGGTCTGCCCCGACTCGGGGGTGCTGCTGCGGGCCGCGGAGGCCGACGCGGCCATGGGGTTGCGGGTGCAGACGGTCGAGCTGGTGAACTGCGGCAAGCGGGACCGTACGGTGAACGGCCATCCGTCCGTCCAGGTCCTCGACGCGGACCTGGAACCGCTGGAGGTCACGGTCGGCCACGGGACGTCGGGCATCGCCACCATCGGCGGCTTCGAGACCGCCACCGGGCCGGTGCGGCTGAAGCCCGGTGAGCGGGCGGTGGCGCGGCTGGTGTGGCGGAACACGGTGACGGAAGGCACGCGCCCCGCCGCCGACGGGCGCTATCTGCGGATCGCGCCGAACGGCGACGGGAGGGACTGGCAGACCGTGCCCGACCACATCGACCTGGGCACCACCGGCAAGCTGGGCGTGAGCGCCTGGGCCCGGCCCACGGCGTCCGCTCCGGCCGAGCCCCGCCCGTAG
- a CDS encoding type I polyketide synthase: MSEHTPASGPPPDRIAVVGMGCRLPGDTDSPAALWRLLADGRDAVTDLPPERAELWAAEPATTARPQAAPPVRGGYLRDVSGFDADFFGVSGREADVLDPQHRLLLEVAWEALEHAGMPPDRLGSTATGVFTGLSYNDYMHRLDRHPRALEGSALANAHCVAAGRISYLLGLHGPCVALDTACSSSLVAVHLAAQALRTRECDLALAGGVTLMFEPRITRSFDRMGMLSHTGHCHAFDAAADGFVRGEGCGIVVLKRLTDALREGDRILAVLRGSAVNQDGHSDGLAAPSATAQRALYEEALRRAGVDPADVGMVEAHGTGTPVGDPVEFASLAQVYGTGRDRCALASVKTNLGHLEPAAGVTGMIKAVLCLGRGLIPPNLHFTRWNPAITAEGTRFFIPRELTPWPVRTGPRLAAVSSFGFSGTNAHVVLEQPPAAPAPRPARRPRLATRTVPQVFLVPAGSPAALPGAARRMADWLEGDGADTPLRDIAHTLALRRSAGRGRLGVTAASRAELVGALREFAAGRAHPGVVTGAVGAEVTRRPVWVFSGQGSQWPGMGRRLLETEPAFAEALAEADALIAAESGFSVLDIVRSGEPVTGCDRVQPVLFALQTALAATWRAHGVQPAGVIGHSMGEVAAAVVAGALSPADGAKVICRRSALLTRVAGNGAMAGVGLGAEEIQAELDACGAAAAVTVAVMAAPGSTVVAGDTARVERLVADWQARSVPAALIAVDVASHSPQVDPLLPDLHTALADLTPRPPEVPFYTTVLDDPHTPPAFDADYWCANLRRPVRFAAAVAAAAADRHLVYVEISPHPVVTHPLHSGLTGLVENPVVLPTLRRDEDEPATFHTQLAALHCAGVPVDWSARYADAALADVPTITFDRTRHWADTTGAVSSDAPADPAPDGTLPGAHTEVPGDPLRHSWRARTGTGPLPWLDDHRVLGAPVLPGAASYALALTAACEVFTAAPTEVEVTDLRFHEVLRLAEHTDLSTTVTVAATDRAECEIFGRGEDGAWVRQATAVLRRLAVPPRSRAASVETLALRHPLPVEPDALYAGLRARGVAHGPAFQGLTEVSTSRQGNSFWARVRIPETARTPGHGLRIHPVLVDLCAQLPVAGLLEEEDRRLMLPSRIHSVRVLGDPETAVYCHARLTEAGPGTLVGHIRLLDAAGRPVLAIDGLRAVGSTAPRTAETDRWFLEIGWRRATRPPATRPPGRWLLVGEADRTARPVAEALRAAGATARVWDAPLTDEGLDTFRDALTGRLPRSGARPRAVVLLCGRRPADSGPQDGLRRVRRLLAAAQALTVGCPEPPRLYVVTHGARTVAPGDPADPGQSAVRGLLRVLALEHPELRTTSVDTDPAAPDRLAETLAAELLADGPEDEIALREGARYAAELAYAPLTDTERTTAAARTVRCGTDGFRLRAGRLGDLGSLELTVTPRRPPGPGEVELRVLAAGLNFRDVLTAMGLLPGDEDVRYRLGFECAGEVTAVGAGVDQLRTGDRVVAADVHGGAFGSFLVVPADRTGPLPEGMDPATAAGLPIAFLTAWYALRHVGRVAAGERVLIHSATGGTGLAAIAVARLLGAEVLATAGSEEKRRFLRAMGIAQVMDSRSLDFRDQVKEATGGEGVDLVLNSLAGAAIRAGVECLRPFGRFVELGVRDILSDAPLGLAPLRHNITFATVDLKEVQLAHPRVYATMLREVLAAFAEGRLKPLRCTTYPLAEATEAFRQMAGARHIGKLVLTIPQEGQADAVLPDGPPIVREGATYIVTGGLRGLGLATACWLARRGAGHLVLNGRTGPDGAAARTLGELSAHGTRISVVLGDIGHPDTAGRLVSAATAEDRAPLRGVVHCAMVLDDAAVTTLREDQLCRVWAPKATGAWRLHQATEGHRLDWFTVYSSMASLLGNPGQGAYAAANAWLDDFAAWRSARGLPTLAVNWGPWGETGVATGFADRGYRTIATDEGLRALGDLLAHRRVRTGVLPGEPDTWIPAAGRHSSLFTPLTSGAGTPAATGENGDDIRARLAALPAGPARRTALESWLTEHIRAVLRLSSTTLDPQTPLKSLGFDSLLAMELRVRLETGLDIKLAGDFVWRHPTVAALAVGLAQHMGLELTPHQAGGLPAPD, encoded by the coding sequence ATGAGTGAGCACACCCCCGCCTCCGGCCCGCCCCCGGACCGTATCGCCGTGGTCGGCATGGGCTGCCGGCTTCCCGGTGACACCGACTCACCCGCCGCCCTGTGGCGGCTGCTGGCCGACGGCCGTGACGCCGTCACCGACCTCCCGCCGGAGCGCGCCGAGCTCTGGGCGGCCGAGCCCGCCACGACGGCCCGGCCCCAGGCCGCACCGCCGGTGCGCGGCGGATACCTGCGCGACGTGTCCGGCTTCGACGCCGACTTCTTCGGCGTCTCCGGACGCGAGGCCGACGTCCTCGACCCCCAGCACCGGCTGCTGCTCGAAGTGGCCTGGGAGGCCCTGGAACACGCTGGTATGCCCCCCGACCGGCTCGGCTCCACCGCCACCGGCGTCTTCACCGGGCTCAGCTACAACGACTACATGCACCGCCTCGACCGGCACCCCCGTGCGCTCGAGGGCTCCGCTCTGGCCAACGCGCACTGCGTCGCGGCCGGCCGGATCTCCTACCTCCTCGGCCTCCACGGCCCCTGCGTCGCCCTGGACACCGCGTGCTCGTCCTCCCTGGTCGCCGTCCACCTGGCCGCCCAGGCGCTGCGCACCCGCGAATGCGACCTGGCCCTGGCCGGCGGTGTCACCCTGATGTTCGAGCCCCGCATCACCCGCTCGTTCGACCGGATGGGCATGCTCTCGCACACCGGCCACTGCCACGCCTTCGACGCCGCCGCCGACGGCTTCGTACGCGGCGAGGGCTGCGGCATCGTCGTCCTCAAACGCCTTACCGACGCCCTGAGGGAGGGCGACCGGATCCTGGCCGTGCTGCGCGGCTCGGCCGTCAACCAGGACGGCCACTCCGACGGGCTCGCCGCGCCCTCGGCCACCGCTCAGCGCGCCCTGTACGAGGAGGCGCTCCGCCGCGCCGGAGTCGACCCCGCCGACGTCGGCATGGTCGAGGCCCACGGCACCGGCACCCCCGTCGGCGACCCGGTCGAATTCGCCAGTCTCGCCCAGGTCTACGGAACCGGCCGCGACCGCTGCGCCCTCGCCTCGGTCAAGACCAACCTGGGCCATCTGGAACCCGCCGCCGGTGTCACCGGGATGATCAAGGCCGTGCTGTGCCTGGGCCGTGGACTGATCCCGCCCAATCTGCACTTCACCCGCTGGAACCCGGCCATCACCGCCGAGGGGACCCGCTTCTTCATTCCCCGGGAGCTCACCCCCTGGCCGGTGCGCACCGGTCCGCGGCTGGCCGCCGTGTCCTCCTTCGGCTTCTCCGGGACCAACGCCCATGTGGTGCTGGAACAACCTCCCGCCGCCCCCGCGCCCCGCCCGGCGCGGCGGCCCCGGCTCGCCACCCGCACCGTCCCGCAGGTGTTTCTCGTGCCCGCCGGTTCCCCGGCCGCGCTGCCCGGCGCCGCGCGCCGCATGGCGGACTGGCTGGAGGGCGACGGCGCGGACACCCCGCTGCGCGACATCGCCCACACCCTCGCGCTGCGCCGCAGCGCCGGGCGCGGCCGGCTCGGCGTCACCGCCGCCTCGCGCGCCGAACTCGTCGGCGCTCTGCGGGAGTTCGCCGCCGGCCGGGCCCACCCCGGTGTGGTCACCGGCGCGGTGGGCGCCGAGGTCACCCGCCGGCCGGTGTGGGTGTTCTCCGGTCAGGGCTCCCAGTGGCCCGGTATGGGACGGCGGCTGCTGGAGACCGAACCGGCCTTCGCCGAGGCGCTCGCCGAGGCCGACGCCCTCATCGCCGCCGAGTCCGGCTTCTCGGTGCTCGACATCGTCCGCTCCGGTGAGCCGGTCACCGGCTGCGACCGGGTGCAGCCCGTGCTGTTCGCCCTCCAGACCGCGCTCGCCGCCACCTGGCGGGCCCACGGCGTCCAGCCCGCCGGCGTCATCGGCCACTCCATGGGCGAGGTCGCCGCCGCCGTGGTGGCCGGGGCGCTCTCCCCGGCCGACGGAGCCAAGGTGATCTGCCGCCGCTCCGCGCTGCTCACCCGCGTCGCCGGAAACGGCGCGATGGCCGGCGTGGGCCTGGGCGCCGAGGAGATACAGGCCGAACTCGACGCCTGTGGCGCCGCGGCGGCGGTCACCGTCGCCGTCATGGCCGCGCCCGGCTCCACCGTCGTGGCCGGGGACACCGCACGGGTCGAGCGGCTCGTCGCCGACTGGCAGGCCCGCTCCGTGCCCGCCGCCCTGATCGCCGTGGACGTTGCCTCGCACTCACCCCAGGTGGATCCGCTCCTGCCCGATCTGCACACCGCGCTGGCCGACCTCACCCCCCGCCCGCCGGAGGTGCCCTTCTACACCACCGTCCTGGACGATCCGCACACCCCGCCCGCCTTCGACGCCGACTACTGGTGCGCCAACCTGCGCCGGCCGGTGCGGTTCGCCGCCGCCGTCGCCGCCGCGGCGGCCGACCGCCACCTGGTGTACGTCGAGATATCCCCCCACCCGGTCGTCACCCACCCCCTGCACAGCGGTCTGACCGGACTGGTCGAGAACCCCGTGGTCCTGCCCACACTGCGCCGCGACGAGGACGAGCCGGCCACCTTCCACACCCAACTGGCCGCCCTGCACTGCGCGGGCGTCCCCGTCGACTGGTCCGCCCGGTACGCGGACGCCGCCCTCGCCGACGTCCCCACCATCACCTTCGACCGCACCCGCCACTGGGCCGACACCACCGGGGCGGTATCCTCCGACGCCCCGGCGGACCCGGCCCCGGACGGCACACTGCCCGGCGCGCACACCGAAGTGCCCGGCGACCCCCTCCGCCACTCCTGGCGCGCCCGTACCGGCACCGGCCCCCTGCCCTGGCTCGACGACCACCGGGTGCTCGGCGCGCCCGTGCTGCCCGGAGCCGCCTCCTACGCCCTCGCGCTCACCGCCGCCTGCGAGGTCTTCACCGCCGCGCCCACCGAGGTCGAGGTCACCGATCTGCGCTTCCACGAAGTGCTGCGGCTCGCCGAGCACACCGACCTGTCCACCACGGTCACCGTCGCCGCGACCGACCGCGCCGAATGCGAGATCTTCGGCCGTGGCGAGGACGGCGCCTGGGTGCGGCAGGCCACCGCGGTACTGCGCCGGCTCGCCGTACCCCCGCGCTCCCGCGCCGCCTCCGTCGAGACCCTCGCCCTGCGCCATCCGCTCCCCGTCGAACCCGACGCCCTCTACGCCGGACTGCGGGCCCGGGGCGTGGCGCACGGACCGGCCTTCCAAGGTCTCACCGAGGTGTCCACCTCCCGCCAGGGCAACAGCTTCTGGGCCCGGGTACGGATCCCCGAAACCGCCCGCACCCCCGGCCACGGCCTGCGCATCCACCCCGTCCTGGTCGACCTGTGCGCCCAACTCCCCGTCGCCGGACTGCTCGAGGAGGAGGACCGCAGACTCATGCTGCCCTCCCGGATCCACAGCGTCCGCGTCCTCGGGGACCCCGAGACCGCCGTGTACTGCCACGCCCGTCTCACCGAGGCCGGACCGGGGACCCTCGTCGGCCACATCCGCCTGCTCGACGCGGCCGGCCGGCCGGTCCTGGCCATCGACGGCCTGCGGGCCGTCGGCAGTACCGCGCCCCGCACGGCCGAGACCGACCGGTGGTTCCTGGAGATCGGCTGGCGGCGCGCCACCCGGCCCCCGGCCACCCGCCCCCCGGGGCGGTGGCTGCTCGTCGGCGAGGCGGACCGCACCGCCCGCCCGGTCGCCGAAGCCCTGCGCGCGGCCGGCGCCACCGCCCGGGTGTGGGACGCGCCCTTGACCGACGAGGGGCTCGACACGTTCCGGGACGCCCTCACCGGCCGGTTGCCCCGCTCCGGAGCCCGGCCGCGCGCCGTGGTGCTCCTGTGTGGTCGGCGCCCCGCCGACAGCGGCCCCCAGGACGGGCTGCGCCGCGTCCGCAGACTGCTCGCCGCCGCCCAGGCACTCACCGTCGGCTGCCCCGAACCGCCCCGCCTGTACGTGGTCACCCACGGCGCCCGCACCGTGGCCCCCGGGGATCCGGCGGACCCCGGACAGAGCGCGGTGCGCGGACTGCTGCGGGTGCTGGCCCTGGAACACCCCGAACTGCGGACCACCTCGGTGGACACCGACCCGGCCGCCCCGGACCGGCTCGCCGAAACCCTCGCCGCCGAACTCCTCGCCGACGGCCCCGAGGACGAGATCGCGCTGCGCGAGGGGGCCCGCTACGCCGCCGAGCTGGCCTACGCGCCCCTCACCGACACCGAGCGGACCACCGCCGCCGCCCGCACCGTGCGCTGCGGCACCGACGGCTTCCGGCTGCGCGCCGGCCGCCTCGGTGACCTCGGCAGCCTGGAGCTCACCGTCACCCCCCGCCGCCCGCCCGGACCCGGCGAAGTGGAACTGCGGGTGCTCGCCGCGGGCCTGAACTTCCGTGATGTCCTCACCGCCATGGGCCTGCTCCCCGGCGACGAGGACGTCCGCTACCGGCTCGGCTTCGAATGCGCGGGCGAGGTCACCGCGGTCGGAGCCGGTGTCGACCAGCTGCGCACCGGCGACCGCGTGGTGGCGGCCGATGTGCACGGCGGCGCCTTCGGATCGTTCCTCGTCGTCCCCGCGGACCGCACCGGCCCCCTCCCCGAGGGCATGGACCCGGCCACCGCCGCCGGACTGCCGATCGCGTTCCTCACCGCCTGGTACGCGCTGCGCCACGTCGGCCGGGTGGCGGCGGGGGAGCGGGTGCTGATCCACTCGGCCACCGGCGGCACCGGACTCGCCGCCATCGCGGTCGCCCGGCTGCTGGGCGCCGAGGTGCTGGCCACGGCGGGCAGCGAGGAGAAACGGCGCTTTCTGCGGGCCATGGGCATCGCCCAGGTGATGGACTCCAGATCGCTGGACTTCCGCGACCAGGTCAAGGAGGCCACCGGGGGCGAGGGCGTGGACCTGGTGCTCAACTCCCTCGCCGGGGCCGCCATCCGGGCCGGGGTGGAGTGTCTGCGCCCGTTCGGCCGCTTCGTCGAACTCGGCGTGCGCGACATCCTCTCCGACGCCCCGCTCGGGCTCGCCCCGCTGCGGCACAACATCACCTTCGCCACCGTGGACCTCAAAGAGGTGCAGCTGGCCCACCCGCGGGTGTACGCCACGATGCTGCGGGAGGTGCTCGCCGCGTTCGCCGAGGGCCGTCTCAAGCCGCTGCGCTGCACCACCTATCCGCTGGCCGAGGCCACCGAGGCGTTCCGGCAGATGGCCGGCGCCCGCCACATCGGCAAGCTGGTGCTGACCATCCCGCAGGAGGGCCAGGCCGACGCGGTGCTGCCGGACGGGCCGCCGATCGTACGGGAGGGCGCGACGTACATCGTCACCGGCGGCCTGCGCGGCCTCGGGCTCGCCACTGCCTGCTGGCTGGCCCGGCGGGGCGCGGGCCATCTGGTGCTCAACGGGCGCACCGGGCCGGACGGCGCCGCCGCGCGGACGCTCGGCGAACTCTCCGCCCACGGCACCAGGATCAGCGTCGTGCTCGGCGACATCGGCCACCCGGACACGGCCGGCCGGCTCGTGTCCGCCGCCACCGCCGAGGACCGGGCGCCGCTGCGCGGCGTGGTGCACTGCGCCATGGTCCTGGACGACGCGGCCGTCACCACCCTCCGCGAGGACCAGCTGTGCCGCGTATGGGCGCCGAAGGCCACCGGTGCGTGGCGGCTGCACCAGGCCACCGAGGGACACCGGCTCGACTGGTTCACGGTGTACTCCTCCATGGCCTCCCTCCTCGGCAACCCAGGGCAGGGCGCCTACGCGGCCGCCAACGCCTGGCTGGACGACTTCGCCGCGTGGCGCTCGGCGCGCGGGCTGCCCACCCTCGCGGTCAACTGGGGCCCGTGGGGCGAGACCGGGGTGGCCACCGGCTTCGCCGACCGCGGTTACCGGACCATCGCCACCGACGAGGGGCTGCGGGCGCTCGGCGACCTCCTGGCCCACCGGCGGGTACGGACCGGTGTGCTCCCCGGTGAACCGGACACCTGGATCCCCGCCGCCGGCCGCCACAGCTCCCTGTTCACCCCGCTCACCTCCGGCGCGGGCACTCCGGCGGCCACCGGGGAGAACGGCGACGACATCCGCGCCCGGCTGGCCGCCCTCCCGGCCGGTCCGGCCCGCCGCACCGCGCTGGAGTCCTGGCTGACCGAGCACATCCGCGCCGTGCTGCGGCTCAGCAGCACCACCCTCGATCCGCAGACCCCGCTGAAGTCGCTGGGCTTCGACTCGCTGCTCGCCATGGAGCTGCGGGTCCGCCTGGAGACCGGACTGGACATCAAGCTCGCGGGCGACTTCGTCTGGCGGCATCCGACCGTGGCGGCCCTGGCCGTAGGTCTCGCCCAGCACATGGGACTGGAGCTGACGCCCCACCAGGCCGGGGGGCTGCCCGCCCCGGACTGA